From Fusobacterium varium:
GAATATAGATATAGAGAAAAATTTCTTTAAGCTTATGAATGGGATAAATATGATAGCAGAACATTACAATATCCCCGTAATTTATTCGACACATCCAAGAAGTATGAAAAAAATAGAGGAAAGGAATTTTAAATTCAATCCTCTAGTAAAAAACTTAAAACCATTTGGATTCTTTGAATATAACAAACTGCAAAAGAATGCTTATGCAGTAATATCAGATTCAGGAACATTATCAGAAGAATCATCAATGTTAAATTTTCCTGGAATACTAATAAGAACAAGTACAGAAAGACCAGAAGTATTAGATAAAGGAAATATGATAATAGGTGGAATAGAGGGAGAAGAAATAATTCAAGCAATAGATATGATAAGAATATATTTTGAAGAAAATAACAGATATGAATTACCAGTAGATTACAGAGATATAAATGTAGCAGATAAGGTAGTTAGAATAATATTGAGTTACTACAAGATAATAGATAAAGTTATATGGGGAAAGTAAATGGAAAAAAATTCATATTTATTTTTTACTTTTGCAATTCCTCGTAAAGAAATGGTTAGAATTTTTCAGAATGATAAATTTCCAGCAGTCCAAACTGATAAATTTATATGGAATTTAATTAAAGGGATTGAGAATGAAAAAGAAGAAATAGTGTATATAAGCACTAGACCAGTATCAGATTATCCTTATTATAGAGAAAAATATATCAATAAAAAAGAGTATTATATAAATTTAAATAAAAAAAAGATAAAAATTTTAGAAATTCCATTTTTGAATATTTCAGTTTTTAAAGTAATAACTAGATTATTTTTCGGATTTTATTATGGAATTAAGGAATTTCAAAAAAAGAAAAATAAGAAAGCAATAATAGTTTATTCAGTTACAGTACCATATTTAATATTGGGATATATTTTTTCTAGATTTTATAATATAAAACTCATAGCAATATGGACAGACCCTCCTTCTATTATAAATAAAAGAGATAGTTACATAAAAACAAAGTTAAGAAAAGTTGAATTAAAATTATCAAAATTTTTTATGAGAAAATTTGATAAAGTAGTGAGTTTAACAAAGGAACTAGCTGAAGATTTTTGTCCAAAAAAACCATATTTGGTAATTGAAGGAATTGTTAATTTAGATTTCTATGAGGATAGAGACTTAGAAAATACGAAAAGAATAACTTCTGATATAAAAAGTATAGTTTATACTGGAACTTTAGAAGAGAAATATGGAATAAAAAATATAATAGATAGTTTTAAATATATAAATATTGAAAATGTAGAGCTTCATATTTATGGAAAAGGAAATTATGAAAAAGAAATAAAAAATATTTGTGAAAGTGATAAAAGAATAAAATATTTTGGTTTTATAGAAAATGAAAAAATATTAAAAATTCAAAAAGAAGCAACATTTTTAATTAATGCTCGTTCAAAAGAAGATGAATATGTAAAGTATTCTTTTCCATCAAAAATGATGGAATATATGGCTTCAGGAACACCAGTAATAACAACTATTCTTCCTGGATTTCCAGGTGAGTATGAAAAATATTTAATTAAGATAAATGATAATAGTCCAATTGAAATAGCTAATAAAATAAAAGAAGTTATTCAATGGAAAGAAGAAGAAAAAATTTATTTTGGAAAAAAAAGCAAAAAACTTTATAAAACAAAAAAATTATAAAAATCAAGGGGAGAAAATAAAAAAGTTTATTTTTGAAGAGGAAAAGGAAGTATAAAGTTGGAAATAGAAAGAATTCTTATATATATACTTATGTTTTTAATATTATTTTTTTGGGTAATCTTATCTATTTATAAAAAAAAAATTATAAAAAACTATTATTTAATTTTTAATTGTTGGTGGATTATTTGGTTATTTATTTCAATAATAAATCTGGGAGAATTTTATTTAATATCACTAAATACATATCTTAAAATTTTTTTGGGATTGTTTTTCTTCAATATAACAATGATGAAAAAGAACAAAAAGAGTACATATAATAGGATTTTAAACTTAAATAGATTAAAAAAATTTTATATTTTAGAAATTATATATTTTTTAATAAATATTTATATGGTATTTAAAATATTTAAAAGAGTAGATGTAGTTAATGAATATTGGAAAGTAAGATTGCTATTCTATGGAATAAAATTTGAAACAATTAATATGCAATTATTTTCTCACTCTATATATGCTCATATATATAATTTTTTTAAAGTATTAAATTTAATAAATTTTATTTTTTCTTTGGTATTATTTTTTAAATATAATAAAAAAAAATTATTAATTTTATGTATTTTAAATATTGGAATATATTGTTTTGTAAGTGGAGGAAGGGAGTTTATTGCATATATAATAATTCTTGCTATATTTTTGTTTAAAGCTAAGCTTTTAAAAAAAGGTATTTTATATATGGGTATTTTAATATTCTTTACACTAATAATGACATTATTGAGGGAAAGAAGTTTAGATAAAATTTGGTTAGTGATAGTAACTTATTATTCTGGAGCAATAGCATACATGGATAATCTTTTCAAAGAAGGATATTTTAAGTTTTATAATGGAGAATTATTTTTTTCTGGAATAATAGCTCCAATAAAGTTTCTATTAAAAAGATTGGGTATAAATGCAGGGATTAATGGGATATCAGAAGTAGGAGAAAAATTAATGAAATTTATTCAAATATCAGAAACTAACACTTTTTTTAAACAATACAATGCTTTAGCAACAATGTATTTTTGGTTTTATTTAGATTTTGGAATTATGGGGATAATAGGATATAGCTTCTTTTTAGGAAAAATTTATTATTATATTTATAATAAGATAAATAAAAATTTAGAAAGCATTGCTATAATGGCATATCTTGAATATCTTTTAATCCAATCTATTTTTATAAATAAATTTATGGATTTATCTACACTATTATCAATATTGTTAATATTTTATGTTATAACTTGCAAAAAATATGTGGAGGAAAAAAAATGTTAGCACCTATTTTAATATCTGTATATGACAGAAAAAAATCATTAGAGGAATGTATAGAGATGCTAAAAAAAAATGAATTAGCAAAGGATAGTTTACTTTTTATTGTTTCTGATCAAGGACATAATGAAGAAAAAAAAAAAATAGTACAAAGTATAAGAGAATATGTTAAAGAATTAGAGGGATTTAAAAAAATAATTTTAATAAATAGAGACAAAAATTTAGGGTCATATAATTCTTTAAAATTAGCAATAACTGAACTTCTTGATAAATATGGAAAAATTATTTTTTTAGAGGATGATATAAGAGTTTCAAAGTATTTCATAAAATATATGAATGAAGGTTTAGATAAATATGAGAATGATAAAAGAATTTTTTCCATATGCAGTTATTTTTTTCCAAATGTAAATTTAGATAATATTTTAAAAGAAGATGTCTTTATTTGGAGCAGATATTCACCATGGGGAATGGCAACATGGAGAGATAGATGGGATAAGATAGATTGGAAAATAAATGAATATGAAAACTTTATAAAAGATAGAGAAAAAATAAAAAAATATAATCAAATAGAAAGAACATGGCTTCCTATTTTACAAGAAGATATAGAGAAAGGAAAAATAGCAATGGATGCAAGAATAAATTTTCATATGTTTCTTAATAATCTATATACTTTATATCCTAAAAAAAATATTTCAGTTAACAGAGGGCATAATGATGGTGGAGAACATTGTGGATTTGATAAAAAGTATTTTTTTCAAAAATTAGATGAAGATTTTTCTCCACTTTTTCCATCTTCCTTAGTAAAAAATGAGAAAGTTTATAAACAACTATATATAGCTCATTATAGTATTAAAAGTCATTTGATTAAACCAATTTTAATAAAATTTAAATTATTTAAATTTATAAACAAATTGAGAGGAAGATAAATGAAATCAATATCAAAAAATATTTTTTATAATTTTTTACTAGTAGGTTTTAATATAGCTTATCCATTAATAACTGCTAGCTATATTTCAAAGATACTAGGGGCTAAAAATATAGGAATGATTAATTATTCTCAATCAATAATTAATTTTTTATTAATATTTGCTATGGTAGGAATTCCAACGTATGGAATAAGAGAAATAGCTCAGCACAGAGAAAGTAAAGAAGAAATTAATAATATTTTTTCTGAATTATTAATAATCAAAGTTTTTTTTTCTTTGATGATTTTTATACTATATTTTTTGCTTCTTTTAGAAATACAGGAACTAAAATATGATAAAAATATATTTTTTATTATGGGAATTATTTTATTAGCAAATTCTTTTAATATAGATTGGTTTTTTAGTGGGATGGAAGATTATAAAGTTCTTTCACTGAGAAATATTATAATAAAAATGATAACTTTTATATTAATAATTTTTTTAATAAAAAGATCAGAAGATTATTATTTATATGCACTTTTTATAACTTTGGGGCAGAGTTTAGGAAATGTATGGAGTTTTTTTTATTCGAAAAAATTTGTTAAATTAAAATTTAGAAATTTAAATTTTAAAAGACATTATAATGGTTTGAAAGTATTTTTTTTATCCTCTCTTGTTATTAGTGTATATACATTGTTGGGTGGAATAATATTAGGGATTTTTAGTACACCAGAAAAAGTAGCTTTTTTTAGTAGAGCGAGACAACTACAACTAGTTGGAGTTACAATAACTGGATCTGTTTCAACAGTGTTAATTCCAAGAATTTCTTATTATTATACTAATGATAAAAATGAATATTTTATTTTATTAAAAAAATCATTAAATTTTGGTTATATTTTATCTATTCCATTAATGATAGGATTTATATTTTTGTCTAAAGAATTAAATCTTTTTTTAGGTGGAGCAGAGTTTTTACCAGCTCAAAAGCCTTTAATTATATTAAGTCCATTAATTTTAATAGTAACTTTAAACACTTGGGGTTATTTACAGGGAATTGTTCCAGCTGGTATGGAAAAAATAGGGACTATAATTCAAATGGGAATGGCAATAATTAATGTATTGTTAAGTATAGTTTTAATTCCAAAATTTTTTGATATAGGAGTTTCTATTGCTACTGTAGCTGCTGAAACAGTAGGAACTATTATTCTAATAATTGTATTGAAAAGAAAAATAAAGATAAATTTATTAACTAATTCGTTGTATAGGTATATAATTTCAGGTATTATTATGGCTTTTTTTATAGAAATAATAAAGCGATATTTTAATAATAATCAAACATTAGTATTGAGTATTTTAGGTGGAGGAATTATATATTTTCTTATTTTAATTTTTCTAAAAGAAGAAATAATCTTGTATATACTGAATAAAATTTTTAATAAATTAAGGAGGAAAGATTGAAATGGATAAGCTAGATAAAAAAATAATGGTAACGAAATCTTTTTTACCCTCATATGAAGAATATTGTGAAGAAATAAAAGAAATATGGAATACTTATTGGCTTACAAATATGGGAATAAAACATGAAACACTAAAAGAAAAAATGAAACAATATTTAGATGTAAAAAATATCTCTTTATGCAGCAATGGGCATCTAGCATTGGAAATGGCTATAAGAGCTTTGAAACTTACTGGAGAAGTAATAACTACTCCATATACTTTTGCATCAACAACTCATGCTATAACTAGATGTGGGTTAACTCCAGTTTTTTGTGACATAGAAATGAAAAACTTTACAATAGATACATCTAAAATAGAAGAGCTTATTACAGAAAAAACAAGTGCAATAATTCCAGTACATGTCTATGGAAATCCATGTAATGTTGAAGAAATAGAGAAAATAGCTAAAAAATATAATTTAAAAGTGATATATGATGCTGCTCATACATTTGGAGTAGAAATAAATGGAAAAGGAATAGGGAATTATGGAGATGTTTCAATGTTCAGTCTTCATGCAACAAAGGTATATAGTACGATTGAAGGAGGAGCATTAACATATAATAATGATAACTATTCAAGTCTTTTTAGATTAGAGAAGAATTTTGGAATAACAGGTCCTGAAGAGGTTATACAAAATGGCGGAAATGCTAAACTTAACGAATTTCAAGCAGCAATGGGACTTGTAAATTTAAAGTATGTTGATAGTGAAATTTTAAAAAGAAAAAAATTAGTAGAAAAATATAGAGAACTTCTAAATAATATTGAGGGAATAAGATATTTGGAGAATATAGAAGGAATAAGACATAATTATGCTTATTTTCCAATAATAATTAATGAGAAAGTTTATGGAAAAACAAGAGATGAAGTATTTGAAAAATTAAAAGATTATAATATTTTTGCTAGAAAATATTTTTATCCTTTAATAAATAACTTTGAATGTTACAGGGAGAAATATAAAGATATAAAGTTGCCAAATGCTGAGTATATTTCAGATAGGGTAATGACACTTCCAATGTATGGAGATTTAACATTAGAAGAAGTTGAATATATTTGTAAAGTATTAAAGGAGATAAAAAAAGTATGAATATATTAGTTGTAACAGATAATGAATATATTTTTAAAAATTTTCTTTCAATAATAAAAGATGAAAAATATAAAAATTTTAAATTTACATTTAGATACTCAGCTAAAAATATCGAAATGAGAGCTAAATATCAAAGTTCAGAAATATTTAAAACTATAAATGTAAAAGAAGAAGTTGAAGACATAATAGATAACTATGACATAGTCATATCATTACATTGTAAACAGATATTTCCATCTAAACTTGTGAATAGTTTAAAATGCATAAATGTTCATCCTGGATTTAATCCATATAATAGGGGATGGTTTCCTCAAGTATTTTCAATATTAAATAAAATGGATTGTGGAGTAACCATACATTATATGGATGAGCAGTTAGATCATGGAAAAATATTATTTCAAGAAAAAGTAAATATGTACAATTGGGATACTTCAATGTCTCTATATAATAGAGTTCAAGATAAAGAAATAGAACTTCTTAAAAAGAACCTTTATGATATTTTAACTAAAGATATTGAAGGTTTTGAAGTTGGAGAGGGAAATATAAATACTTTAAATGATTTCAAAAAATTATGCGAAATTGATTTAGATGAAAAAATTACAATGGGGGAAGCAATAGACAAATTAAGGGCTTTAACTCATGGCGAATATAAAAATGCATATTTTATTTCTGGTAATGAAAAAATTTATGTTAAATTAATTTTAGAAAAAGAGGAGAAAATATGAAAGGAATAATATTAGCAGGAGGGAGTGGAACAAGACTTCATCCATTAACTAGAAGTATATCAAAACAAATATTACCTATTTATGATAAACCAATGATATATTATCCCTTATCAGTATTAATGTTAGCTGGAATAAAAGATATACTAATAATTTCAACTCCAAGAGATTTAGCATGTTTTAAGGAATTATTGGAAGATGGAAAAAAAATTGGATTAAATATAGAGTACAGTATTCAAGAACAACCAAATGGATTAGCAGAAGCCTTTATTATAGGAGAAGAATTCATAGGGAAGAGTAATGTGGCTTTAATATTAGGTGATAATTTATTTTTTGGACAAGCTTTTTCACCTGTAATTAAAGAATCTGCAAAATTAAAGACAGGAGCAGAAATTTTTGGATATTTTGTAAAAAATCCAAAAGAATATGGAGTAGTAGAATTTGATGAATATAGGAATGTTTTATCTTTAGAGGAAAAACCAGAAAAACCGAAATCCAAATATGCAATACCAGGACTTTATTTTTATGATAATACAGTAGTAGAGAAAGCTAAAAGATTAAAACCAAGTAAAAGAGGAGAATTAGAAATAACTGATCTAAATAAATTATATTTAGCTGAAGGAAACTTAAAAGTCAATCTCTTAGGAAGAGGTTTTGCATGGTTAGATACAGGAACCCATAAGAATTTATTACAAGCAGCTAATTTTATAGAAACTATTCAAGATAGACAGGGAAATTATGTAGCTTGTATAGAGGAAATAGCATATAAGAATGGTTGGATAACTAAAGAGGCATTAATAGAACTTGCAGAACCATTATTAAAAACAGAATACGGAAAATATCTGATGGAAATAAGTGAGGAGATATAAGATGAAGACATATCTTGTAACAGGGGCAGCAGGATTCATAGGAACAAACTTTGTAAAATATATGCTTGAAAAGTATGAAAATAATATAAGAATAATAGTTCTGGATAAACTTACTTATGCAGGAAATATTGAAAATATACAAGAAGAAATAACTTCTAAAAAAATAGATTTTGTAAAGGGAGATATCTGTAATAGAGAATTGGTGGAAGATATATTTTCCAGATATGAAATAGATTATGTAGTAAATTTTGCAGCAGAATCTCATGTAGACAGGAGTATATCAAATCCTCAGATATTTTTGGAAACAAATATACTGGGAACACAAAACCTGTTGGAAGTATCTAAGAAATTCTGGAGTATAGGAAAAGATGAAAATGGATATCCTGTATACAAGGAAGGAAAGAAATTTCTGCATATATCTACAGATGAAGTGTATGGATCACTGTCAAAAGAGTATACAGAAGCAAAAGAGCTAATACTTAATGATAGAGTAAAGAAAGTGGCAGAAGGAAGAAAGAATTTAAAAACATATGGAGATAAATTTTTTACGGAAGAAACACCGCTTGACCCAAGGTCGCCATATTCAGCCTCAAAGACATCAAGCGATATGATAGTAAGAGCATATGCAGAAACATATAAGTTTCCAATGAATATAACAAGATGTTCAAATAATTATGGACCATATCAATTTCCAGAAAAACTGATACCACTTATTATAAAAAATATACTGGAAGGTAAGAAACTGCCAGTATATGGAGATGGAAGTAATGTAAGAGACTGGCTGTATGTAAAAGATCATAATAAAGCAGTAGATATGATAATAAATAAAGGAAGATTAGGGGAAGTATATAATATTGGTGGTTTTAATGAAGAAAAGAATATAAATATAGTAAAACTGACAATAGATATAATAGCCAAGATAATGAAAGAAGAACCAGAGTACAGGAAAGTATTGAAAACAGAAGCAGAGAATATATCATATGACTTAATAAGTTATGTACAGGACAGATTGGGGCATGATGCAAGATATGCAATAGACCCAGAAAAGATAGTAACAGAATTAGGATGGTATCCAGAAACATCATTTGATGAGGGAATAGAAAAGACAATAAGGTGGTATTTGCATAATCAGGAATGGATAAAAGAAATTGTGAATAAATAAAATATAATCTAGGAGAAAAAATATGGGGAAAAGTTTTGGTAACTTAATGGTAGTATTTCTAATAATATTTTCATTAAATAAAATAATTTCAAAAGGAAACGAAATAAAAAATATAGAATTAAATACTCCAATAATATTGAAAATCAATAAACAAAAGATTATGATAGACAGATTTTCATTAAATAAAGTTTATAATATAAATGAATTAAATTCAGAAGTTCCTATAGAGTTTGAAATTGAATATGCTCCTGAAGAAATAGAATTAAAAATTTTAGGAAATGTTTTAAAAAATAAAACTAAAATAAAAATAGAGAAAATTGCAAGAGAAATAAAAATACCAATAGAAATATTGAATAAAAGTAATAATTTAAAATCAATTTGTCATATAAACACTCTTCATGAAAAGTTTCCAAAGTATACTGTGATAGGAGAAAGTCCATATCCTGGAGATTATTATGGAGATTTTATTTCTGATAATAATAATATAGAAAAAAAAGATTCAATGTTTATTTATAAAATGAATTCTAAGGGAGAAATTTTATATTATAAAAAGCATACTTCAACAATATCAGACTTTAAAAAAACAAAGTTGAAAAATAATCAAATAAGATACAGTTATTTTTTACAAGATGAAAATGCTTATTCTTATGAAGGAGTAGGTTATGGTCCAACAAAGCTGATAATAATGGATGAAAATTATGATATTATTGATGAAGTAACTTCAAAACAATTTAAAGAAATACCAGAAAACTTTCCTTTAGAAAGCCATGATAGTTTAATTGTAAATGATGGACATTATATTACAGCTGCATATTTTGGCAAAATAGTAAATAATGTAGATAAAGATCTTATTGAAAACCACAATGGCTCTAGAGTAATAGCTTCCATTTTACAAGAAGTAAAAGATGGAAAAGTTATATGGCAATGGGATAGTACAGAACATCCAGAATTATATAAATTAAGTGTAGAAGGGAATGATTTTAAAAATTCTACAAGTAAATGGGCAGATTATATTCACTTTAATTCAGTAACTATTGATCCTAAGGATGGAAATTTAATGTGTTCTTTTAGAAATATAGATTCAATTTTAAAGATAGAACGAGGTACTGGTAAGATATTATGGATACTTGGTGGTAAAGGAGATCAGTTTGGATTAACTGAAGAACAAAAATTTTCAAGACAACATTATGCAAGGTTTATTAAAGATGGAAGTATAACACTTTTTGATAATGGAAATTTAAGTGGGAAATCAAGAGTTTTAGAAATAAAAATGGATGAGAAAAATAAAAAGATTTTAAATTATAAAGATTTTTATTTAAATGACTATTTTTCTTTTGCTTGTGGCTCAACAGATAAATTAGATAATAAAAAAGATGTTTTTATTATAGGATGGGGAATGGGAGATTTTAGCAAAAGAGAGAATATGACAGAAATAGATTTTTCTACAAATAAGAAGATATTTGAGTTAATTTTTCATGGAAATATGACAACTTACAGAATTACTAAAATAAAATAAATATATAATGAAGTGCACTTTGTAAGTTTGAGAGTGCACTTCATTAATTTAGAGAGTGTGAAAAAATTTCTGTAAATCATAACTTTCTATGATAAAAAATTTTAAATTCTTAAATTATTAATTTTTGTAATGAAAATAGTATAAAACAGATTTTTTTCTATGTCAACGGCACTCTCGTTTGAGAGTGTTCTTTTCATATTCTTAATCTCATTTATTCTGAAAAGCGATCTTCATACATAATTTTGAGTTCTCCATAAATTCTTCCCCAGTTTTTCAATGTTGAAGTCCATTTTTTTGTTGCTTCAAAAGTTGATAGATACAAAGCTTTTAATAGCGCTGAATCACTTGGAAATACGCTTCTCTGACTATTTAAACGGCGATATATACTGTTTAAACTTTCTATGGCATTAATAACTTTTCTAACCTCAGCAGAAAACTTAAATATTGGGCTGATAACATTCCAGTTTTTACTCCAACTTTTCATTGAACTTGGATAGAGTTTTTCCCAAGTTTCTGTTACTGTTTTTAAATTTTCTAAAGCTATTTTTTCAGATGGAGCTTGATAAATAGTTTTTAAATCATTAGCAAATAGTTTTTTATCTTTATCGCCAACATATTTTAGAGTATTACGTACTTGATGTACTATGCAACGTTGATATTCTGTCTTAGGAAAAGCTGTAGTAACAGCTTCCTTCATTCCAGTTAAGCCGTCTGCACAAAGGCTCAAAATATCTTTTAGTCCTCTATTTTTTAAACTATTAAGAATACCTAACCAATATTTACTGCTTTCATTATCTCCAATTTCTATACTTAAAACTTCTTTTTTTCCATTTTCATTTATTCCTAAAATGATATATGCAACTTTTTTTCTGATAATTCCATTATCTCTAACAGAGAAATGAATAGCATCTACAAAAATGACTGGGTAAAGTTCTGATAATGATCTTTGCTGCCATTCTTCTATTTGAGGAAGAAGCTTGTCAGTAATATCAGAAACAAGTCCTTCGCTTACTTCAAACCCATATATATCTTCAATTTGCTCAGATATCTGACGCATAGTCATTCCTTTAGCATACATAGAGATAATTTTATCTTCAATAGCTGAAATATCTTTCTGACGTTTTTTTACAACTTGAGGTTGAAAAGTTCCCTCTCTATCTTGAGGGACTTCAATTTCAGTTTCACCATACTTACTATGGATAGTCTTAGTTTTTCTTCCATTACGAGAATTAGTATTTTCAGAACGCTCATACGCTTCATAGCCTAAATGTTGAGCCATTTCAGCTTCAAGCATTTCTTGGATAGTGCCACCAAGGAGATCTCTCAAAGCATCTTGTATATCTTCAGCAGAGTGAATATCATATTCGTCAATTAAAGCAGCAATGATATTTTTTTACCATCAGTTAATCTAGAAGCTTTTCTTCTTTTTCTTTCCATAAAAATAGCCTCCTATGATTTTAATTTTATCATAGAAAGCTATTCAAATCACTCTTTATTTAATTTACAGAAATTTTTTCACATACCTTTAATTATGTTTTATTTTATAATTTCATTATAAAGTGAAATATATTTTTTAGCAGATGTATTCCAGTTGTTATCTCTAGTCTTAGCACTTTTTACAATTTTTTCCCATTTATCTTTATCTTCATAAATAGAAATTGCATATTCCAGAGTTTGATATAATTCATTGCTGCTTATATTTTTAAAACCAAATCCATCTCCTTCTCCAGTATATTCATTATAAGGAGTGACCGTATCTTTTAATCCACCTGTTTCTCTGACAATAGGAACACAGCTGTATCTCATAGCAATCATTTGAGAAAGGCCACAAGGTTCGAAGATAGAAGGCATCAGAAACATATCTGATCCACTGTATATCTCCATAGATAAAGGCTGATTAAATCCAATATATGAGCAGACTCTTCCAGGATATTGTCTTTCTTTCCATTTAAAGAAATCTTCATATTTAGGTTCTCCATTTCCAAGAAGTACAAATTGAATTCCTAACTTCATTAATTTATCAAAATTATCTATAATTAAGTCAATTCCTTTTTGTCTGTCTAATCTTGTGATGATAGAAACAAGAGGAACATTAGGATCTTGATTAAGCCCTAGTCTTTCTTGAAGTTCAGATTTTAGTCTTTTCTTTCCTTTTCTAGGAAGTTTATATACAGTTCCATCTATTCCATTAACGATACCTTTTAATTTATAATCAAGTTTTCTGAATAGTCCATCTAGCCCTTCACCAAGTTCAGGAGTTTTTATTTCTTCAGCATATGAATCACTGACAGTAGTGATATAGTCAGAATATACAACTCCTCCTTTTAAGAAAGATATCATATCATAATATTTAATTCCATCTTCAATGAAGTATCGCCCTCTATCTATTTCTAAAGTTTTTTCTA
This genomic window contains:
- a CDS encoding putative glycosyltransferase, producing MEKNSYLFFTFAIPRKEMVRIFQNDKFPAVQTDKFIWNLIKGIENEKEEIVYISTRPVSDYPYYREKYINKKEYYINLNKKKIKILEIPFLNISVFKVITRLFFGFYYGIKEFQKKKNKKAIIVYSVTVPYLILGYIFSRFYNIKLIAIWTDPPSIINKRDSYIKTKLRKVELKLSKFFMRKFDKVVSLTKELAEDFCPKKPYLVIEGIVNLDFYEDRDLENTKRITSDIKSIVYTGTLEEKYGIKNIIDSFKYINIENVELHIYGKGNYEKEIKNICESDKRIKYFGFIENEKILKIQKEATFLINARSKEDEYVKYSFPSKMMEYMASGTPVITTILPGFPGEYEKYLIKINDNSPIEIANKIKEVIQWKEEEKIYFGKKSKKLYKTKKL
- a CDS encoding putative membrane protein codes for the protein MEIERILIYILMFLILFFWVILSIYKKKIIKNYYLIFNCWWIIWLFISIINLGEFYLISLNTYLKIFLGLFFFNITMMKKNKKSTYNRILNLNRLKKFYILEIIYFLINIYMVFKIFKRVDVVNEYWKVRLLFYGIKFETINMQLFSHSIYAHIYNFFKVLNLINFIFSLVLFFKYNKKKLLILCILNIGIYCFVSGGREFIAYIIILAIFLFKAKLLKKGILYMGILIFFTLIMTLLRERSLDKIWLVIVTYYSGAIAYMDNLFKEGYFKFYNGELFFSGIIAPIKFLLKRLGINAGINGISEVGEKLMKFIQISETNTFFKQYNALATMYFWFYLDFGIMGIIGYSFFLGKIYYYIYNKINKNLESIAIMAYLEYLLIQSIFINKFMDLSTLLSILLIFYVITCKKYVEEKKC
- a CDS encoding putative glycosyltransferase, coding for MLAPILISVYDRKKSLEECIEMLKKNELAKDSLLFIVSDQGHNEEKKKIVQSIREYVKELEGFKKIILINRDKNLGSYNSLKLAITELLDKYGKIIFLEDDIRVSKYFIKYMNEGLDKYENDKRIFSICSYFFPNVNLDNILKEDVFIWSRYSPWGMATWRDRWDKIDWKINEYENFIKDREKIKKYNQIERTWLPILQEDIEKGKIAMDARINFHMFLNNLYTLYPKKNISVNRGHNDGGEHCGFDKKYFFQKLDEDFSPLFPSSLVKNEKVYKQLYIAHYSIKSHLIKPILIKFKLFKFINKLRGR
- a CDS encoding putative O-antigen transporter → MKSISKNIFYNFLLVGFNIAYPLITASYISKILGAKNIGMINYSQSIINFLLIFAMVGIPTYGIREIAQHRESKEEINNIFSELLIIKVFFSLMIFILYFLLLLEIQELKYDKNIFFIMGIILLANSFNIDWFFSGMEDYKVLSLRNIIIKMITFILIIFLIKRSEDYYLYALFITLGQSLGNVWSFFYSKKFVKLKFRNLNFKRHYNGLKVFFLSSLVISVYTLLGGIILGIFSTPEKVAFFSRARQLQLVGVTITGSVSTVLIPRISYYYTNDKNEYFILLKKSLNFGYILSIPLMIGFIFLSKELNLFLGGAEFLPAQKPLIILSPLILIVTLNTWGYLQGIVPAGMEKIGTIIQMGMAIINVLLSIVLIPKFFDIGVSIATVAAETVGTIILIIVLKRKIKINLLTNSLYRYIISGIIMAFFIEIIKRYFNNNQTLVLSILGGGIIYFLILIFLKEEIILYILNKIFNKLRRKD
- a CDS encoding dTDP-4-amino-4,6-dideoxy-D-glucose transaminase, with product MDKLDKKIMVTKSFLPSYEEYCEEIKEIWNTYWLTNMGIKHETLKEKMKQYLDVKNISLCSNGHLALEMAIRALKLTGEVITTPYTFASTTHAITRCGLTPVFCDIEMKNFTIDTSKIEELITEKTSAIIPVHVYGNPCNVEEIEKIAKKYNLKVIYDAAHTFGVEINGKGIGNYGDVSMFSLHATKVYSTIEGGALTYNNDNYSSLFRLEKNFGITGPEEVIQNGGNAKLNEFQAAMGLVNLKYVDSEILKRKKLVEKYRELLNNIEGIRYLENIEGIRHNYAYFPIIINEKVYGKTRDEVFEKLKDYNIFARKYFYPLINNFECYREKYKDIKLPNAEYISDRVMTLPMYGDLTLEEVEYICKVLKEIKKV
- a CDS encoding putative formyltransferase; translation: MNILVVTDNEYIFKNFLSIIKDEKYKNFKFTFRYSAKNIEMRAKYQSSEIFKTINVKEEVEDIIDNYDIVISLHCKQIFPSKLVNSLKCINVHPGFNPYNRGWFPQVFSILNKMDCGVTIHYMDEQLDHGKILFQEKVNMYNWDTSMSLYNRVQDKEIELLKKNLYDILTKDIEGFEVGEGNINTLNDFKKLCEIDLDEKITMGEAIDKLRALTHGEYKNAYFISGNEKIYVKLILEKEEKI
- a CDS encoding glucose-1-phosphate thymidylyltransferase, with protein sequence MKGIILAGGSGTRLHPLTRSISKQILPIYDKPMIYYPLSVLMLAGIKDILIISTPRDLACFKELLEDGKKIGLNIEYSIQEQPNGLAEAFIIGEEFIGKSNVALILGDNLFFGQAFSPVIKESAKLKTGAEIFGYFVKNPKEYGVVEFDEYRNVLSLEEKPEKPKSKYAIPGLYFYDNTVVEKAKRLKPSKRGELEITDLNKLYLAEGNLKVNLLGRGFAWLDTGTHKNLLQAANFIETIQDRQGNYVACIEEIAYKNGWITKEALIELAEPLLKTEYGKYLMEISEEI